In Mycolicibacterium nivoides, the DNA window GAGCAACGAAACCGTGTTCCCGCCGCTGCCCAGCGTGCGTGAAGCGATCCTGCGAGCCACCGAGAACATCAACCGCTACCCCGACAACGGGTACCTTGACCTGCGCGAACACCTGGCCAAGCACGTCGGCTTCGCGCCGGAGAACATCGCCGTCGGCTGCGGTTCGGTGAGCCTGTGCCAGCAGTTGATACAAATCACATCCGCTCCCGGCGACGAAGTCGTGTACGGATGGCGCAGTTTCGAGATCTATCCGCTGCAGATCCGCACCGCCGGCGCGACCGGCGTCCCGGTGCCCCTGCGTGACGAGACTCACGATCTCGACGCCATGCTCGCGGCGATCACCGACCGCACCCGGCTGATCTTCGTCTGCAACCCGAACAACCCGACCAGCACCGTGGTCGAGCCAGAGGCTCTGGCCCGGTTCGTGGCGGCGGTGCCCTCGGACATCCTGATCGTGCTCGACGAGGCCTACGTGGAGTACATCCGCGACGGGTTGGTGCCCGACAGCCTCGGATTGGTCCGGGCCCACCGCAATGTGGTTGTTCTGCGCACCTTCTCGAAGGCCTACGGGCTGGCCGGCCTGCGGGTCGGGTACGCCGTCGCCGACCCGGAGATCGTGACCGCACTGGGCAAGGTCTACGTGCCCTTCAGCGCGACGAGCGTGTCCCAGGCCGCAG includes these proteins:
- the hisC gene encoding histidinol-phosphate transaminase, which produces MSIRLRPEMADLPAYAPGKTVPGAIKIASNETVFPPLPSVREAILRATENINRYPDNGYLDLREHLAKHVGFAPENIAVGCGSVSLCQQLIQITSAPGDEVVYGWRSFEIYPLQIRTAGATGVPVPLRDETHDLDAMLAAITDRTRLIFVCNPNNPTSTVVEPEALARFVAAVPSDILIVLDEAYVEYIRDGLVPDSLGLVRAHRNVVVLRTFSKAYGLAGLRVGYAVADPEIVTALGKVYVPFSATSVSQAAAIASLEAADELLARTDAVVAERIRVCAALREAGYELPPTQANFVWLPLAERTLDFVARAADSRIIVRPYGEDGVRVTIGAPHENDAFLEFAQRWIAGDAGTRTGETK